A DNA window from Parabacteroides johnsonii DSM 18315 contains the following coding sequences:
- the ffh gene encoding signal recognition particle protein, which translates to MFENLSERLDRSFKLLKGEGKITEINVAETLKDVRKALLDADVNYKVAKSFTDTVKTKALGQNVLTSVKPSQLMVKIVHDELADLMGGTATDLDLKGSPAIILMSGLQGSGKTTFSGKLANLLKTKKNKKPLLAACDVYRPAAIEQLRVVGEQVGVPVYMELENKNPVEIAMNAIREARAKGNDVVIVDTAGRLAIDEQMMKEIAAIKSAIQPDETLFVVDSMTGQDAVNTAKEFNERLDFDGVVLTKLDGDTRGGAALSIRTVVDKPIKFVGTGEKMDALDIFHPERMADRILGMGDIVSLVERAQEQYDEEEAKRLQKKIAKNQFDFNDFISQIQQIKKMGNLKELASMIPGVGKALKDVDIDDNAFKSIEAIIYSMTPEERTNPAVLNGSRRQRIAKGSGTTIQEVNKLIKQFDETRKMMRMLTAAKPGSKKFPSFRR; encoded by the coding sequence ATGTTTGAGAATTTAAGCGAAAGGTTAGACAGATCGTTTAAACTGTTGAAAGGTGAAGGTAAGATCACGGAAATCAATGTGGCCGAAACATTGAAAGATGTGCGTAAAGCATTACTCGACGCCGACGTAAACTATAAAGTAGCCAAGAGTTTTACCGATACGGTAAAGACGAAAGCATTAGGACAAAACGTGCTTACATCCGTTAAGCCCAGTCAGTTAATGGTCAAGATCGTACATGATGAGTTGGCAGACCTGATGGGAGGGACGGCAACCGATCTGGATCTGAAGGGTAGTCCGGCAATCATCCTGATGTCCGGTTTGCAAGGTTCCGGTAAAACGACTTTTTCAGGTAAGTTGGCGAATTTGCTGAAGACAAAGAAAAATAAAAAGCCGTTGTTGGCTGCTTGTGACGTGTATCGTCCGGCCGCTATCGAGCAGCTGCGCGTAGTCGGTGAACAGGTCGGAGTGCCTGTCTATATGGAACTGGAAAACAAGAATCCGGTGGAGATCGCGATGAACGCGATCCGCGAAGCACGTGCGAAAGGTAATGATGTCGTGATTGTCGATACTGCCGGCCGTTTGGCTATCGATGAGCAGATGATGAAAGAGATCGCTGCGATCAAGAGTGCTATCCAACCGGATGAAACCTTGTTTGTGGTTGATTCCATGACCGGACAGGATGCAGTTAATACGGCGAAAGAATTCAACGAACGCCTCGATTTTGACGGTGTGGTATTGACTAAGTTGGATGGTGATACTCGCGGTGGTGCCGCTCTTTCTATCCGAACAGTGGTCGACAAACCGATCAAGTTCGTCGGAACGGGCGAAAAGATGGATGCTTTGGATATCTTCCATCCTGAACGTATGGCAGACCGTATCCTCGGTATGGGTGATATCGTTTCTTTGGTGGAACGTGCGCAAGAACAGTATGACGAAGAAGAAGCCAAACGCTTGCAGAAGAAGATAGCCAAGAACCAGTTCGACTTCAACGACTTCATCTCTCAGATCCAGCAGATTAAGAAGATGGGTAATCTGAAAGAACTGGCCTCCATGATTCCGGGTGTAGGTAAGGCATTGAAAGATGTGGATATCGACGACAATGCTTTCAAGAGCATCGAAGCAATCATCTACTCCATGACGCCCGAAGAACGTACGAATCCGGCTGTCCTGAACGGGTCGCGTCGCCAGCGTATCGCCAAAGGTAGCGGCACGACGATCCAGGAAGTAAACAAGCTGATCAAGCAATTCGACGAAACACGCAAGATGATGCGTATGTTGACAGCTGCCAAACCGGGAAGCAAGAAATTCCCTTCATTCAGAAGATAA
- the folD gene encoding bifunctional methylenetetrahydrofolate dehydrogenase/methenyltetrahydrofolate cyclohydrolase FolD, translated as MEEQQYKLLDGKAVSAQMKQEMAEEVARIKAAGGKIPHLAAILVGHDGGSETYVASKVKTCNEIGFKSSLIRYEADVTEEELLHKVDELNNDPDVDGFIVQLPLPKHISEQKIIEAIDYRKDVDGFHPINVGRMSIGLPCFVSATPAGILELLRRYEIPTRGKHCVVLGRSNIVGKPMATLMMQKAYPGDCTVTVCHSRSENLKEMCLSADIIIVALGVPEFLKGDMVKEGAVIVDVGTTRVPDATRKSGFKLTGDVKFDEVAPKCSYITPVPGGVGPMTIISLMRNTLLAGKKEIYK; from the coding sequence ATGGAAGAACAGCAGTACAAGCTATTGGACGGAAAAGCCGTTTCGGCTCAGATGAAGCAGGAGATGGCGGAAGAAGTGGCCCGCATCAAGGCTGCCGGTGGTAAAATCCCTCATTTGGCTGCCATATTGGTCGGTCATGATGGTGGAAGTGAAACGTATGTCGCAAGTAAAGTGAAGACATGTAATGAGATCGGTTTCAAATCGTCTCTGATCCGTTATGAAGCTGATGTTACTGAAGAAGAGCTTCTTCATAAAGTGGACGAACTGAACAACGATCCGGACGTGGATGGTTTCATCGTACAGCTCCCGCTTCCGAAACATATCTCAGAACAGAAGATTATCGAAGCGATCGACTACCGTAAGGATGTAGATGGTTTCCATCCGATCAATGTGGGTCGTATGTCTATCGGTCTCCCCTGTTTTGTGTCGGCAACTCCGGCTGGCATCTTGGAGCTGTTGAGGCGTTACGAGATTCCTACTCGCGGTAAACATTGCGTAGTGCTGGGGCGTAGTAATATCGTGGGCAAACCGATGGCTACTTTGATGATGCAGAAAGCCTATCCGGGCGATTGTACGGTTACTGTTTGCCACAGTCGCTCCGAGAACCTGAAGGAAATGTGCTTGAGTGCCGACATTATTATTGTGGCATTGGGTGTCCCCGAATTCCTGAAAGGCGATATGGTAAAAGAAGGGGCTGTAATCGTGGATGTGGGTACGACACGTGTGCCGGATGCAACTCGCAAAAGCGGCTTTAAGTTGACTGGCGATGTCAAGTTTGACGAGGTCGCTCCTAAGTGTTCTTATATCACGCCGGTTCCGGGTGGTGTAGGTCCGATGACGATTATTTCTTTGATGCGCAATACGCTTTTAGCCGGAAAGAAAGAGATTTATAAATGA
- a CDS encoding CapA family protein yields the protein MKILLSGFCLLSFLSLSAQDSLTILFAGDAMMHQKQLDNTRRGDFFDLGSYFANIEREVKAADIAVVNFEVPLGGEPYSGYPAFSAPEDFALALQKAGFDFFLLANNHCLDRRTRGLVRTIQALDSIGIRHTGTFLDCDHRHRTYPMLLRKKDFRIIMLNYTYGTNGLKVDIPRIVNYIDKEIMKGDIAEAKLFNPDFIIANMHWGLEYERIPSREQRELADWLMRQGVDLVIGSHPHVVQPMEFRRGKEGVPDRLVVYSLGNFISNMSREHTDGGVMVKVVLGRKGLRRYIASAQYSLIYSSRYKNEQGKEDIRVVPAASWSGKNQNSSFSVDSALIKYVNNTRLFLKGNNKEVEEYIFE from the coding sequence ATGAAAATCCTCCTCTCCGGGTTTTGTCTTTTGAGCTTTCTGTCTTTATCCGCTCAGGACTCGCTGACAATTTTGTTTGCCGGTGATGCCATGATGCACCAGAAACAACTTGACAATACCCGGAGGGGGGATTTTTTTGATTTGGGTAGCTATTTTGCCAATATCGAGAGAGAGGTGAAAGCTGCCGATATTGCTGTTGTGAACTTCGAAGTCCCGTTAGGAGGGGAGCCGTATAGTGGTTATCCGGCTTTCAGCGCTCCGGAAGACTTCGCTTTGGCTTTGCAAAAAGCAGGCTTCGACTTTTTCTTGTTAGCCAATAATCATTGTTTAGATAGGCGGACTCGCGGACTTGTCCGTACCATCCAAGCACTGGATTCTATCGGAATCCGTCATACCGGAACCTTTCTTGACTGTGATCACCGTCACCGCACATATCCGATGTTGCTCCGTAAGAAAGATTTTCGTATCATCATGCTCAACTATACCTATGGTACCAACGGTTTGAAAGTCGATATACCCCGAATCGTCAATTATATCGATAAGGAGATAATGAAGGGTGATATTGCTGAAGCCAAGCTCTTTAATCCGGATTTTATTATAGCTAATATGCATTGGGGATTGGAATACGAACGGATACCTTCCCGTGAACAACGCGAACTGGCCGATTGGCTGATGCGACAGGGTGTCGATCTGGTCATAGGCAGTCACCCTCATGTTGTCCAGCCAATGGAGTTTCGCAGGGGAAAGGAGGGAGTTCCCGACCGTCTGGTTGTCTATTCATTGGGTAATTTTATATCGAACATGAGCCGGGAACATACCGATGGGGGTGTCATGGTGAAAGTCGTTTTAGGCCGGAAGGGTTTGCGTCGATACATTGCTTCTGCACAATATTCGTTGATTTATTCTTCCCGTTATAAGAATGAACAAGGAAAAGAAGATATTCGGGTGGTTCCGGCAGCCTCTTGGTCGGGAAAGAATCAAAATTCCTCTTTTTCAGTCGATTCAGCATTGATTAAGTATGTAAATAATACGCGCCTGTTTTTAAAAGGCAACAATAAGGAGGTCGAAGAGTATATTTTTGAATAA
- the mltG gene encoding endolytic transglycosylase MltG, translated as MRKRTLIVGILSFIILLLAGLGFWAYRLILAPDFEPRKTVYVYIDEKKDFGDLCLQLVDSAGCRRIGSFKQLAGMLKYPANMRTGRYAVEPGMNNLALLNNLRRGHQEATRVTFNNIRFKQDLAERLAGQLMIGEDDLLPLLADSVYCASLGFTPETILALFIPNTYEVYWNISAEKLMQRMQREYKNFWSDTRLAKAKAIGMTPVEVAILASIVEEETAATDEYPIVAGLYLNRLQRGIPLQADPTVKFAVGDFSLQRILFEHLEIDSPYNTYKHAGLPPGPLRIPTIRGLDAVLNHMKHNYLYMCAKEDFSGRHNFAVTLAEHNRNANRYRAELNRRKIR; from the coding sequence ATGCGAAAGCGTACTCTCATTGTTGGAATCCTCTCGTTTATCATCCTCCTGTTAGCAGGTTTGGGATTCTGGGCATACCGTTTGATACTTGCACCTGATTTTGAGCCACGCAAGACCGTATATGTTTATATTGACGAGAAGAAAGATTTTGGTGATCTCTGCCTCCAGTTGGTCGACTCTGCCGGTTGCCGGCGCATCGGAAGTTTCAAGCAGCTTGCCGGAATGTTGAAATATCCCGCCAATATGCGTACCGGACGTTATGCTGTGGAGCCAGGTATGAATAACCTGGCATTGCTTAACAATCTGCGCCGGGGACATCAGGAGGCCACTCGGGTCACCTTTAATAATATACGCTTCAAGCAGGATCTGGCCGAAAGGCTTGCCGGGCAGTTGATGATCGGGGAGGATGACTTGCTCCCTTTGCTTGCCGATTCTGTCTACTGCGCATCACTGGGCTTTACGCCCGAGACGATCCTTGCCTTGTTTATTCCCAATACTTATGAGGTATACTGGAATATTTCCGCTGAGAAACTGATGCAGCGTATGCAGCGCGAATATAAAAATTTCTGGAGTGACACTCGTCTGGCAAAAGCGAAGGCAATCGGAATGACACCGGTCGAAGTTGCCATTCTCGCTTCTATTGTGGAAGAAGAGACGGCTGCCACAGACGAATATCCTATCGTGGCAGGTCTGTATCTCAATCGTTTGCAGCGTGGTATTCCCCTTCAGGCAGATCCGACCGTGAAGTTTGCTGTGGGCGATTTCTCTCTCCAGCGCATCCTGTTTGAGCATCTGGAGATCGATTCTCCTTATAATACCTATAAACATGCCGGACTTCCTCCCGGACCGCTCCGTATCCCGACTATCAGAGGACTGGATGCCGTGTTGAACCACATGAAGCATAACTATCTATATATGTGTGCAAAAGAAGATTTCTCCGGACGGCATAATTTTGCAGTCACTCTTGCCGAGCATAATCGTAATGCTAACCGCTATCGGGCGGAATTGAACCGAAGGAAGATCCGGTAG
- a CDS encoding thiamine pyrophosphate-dependent enzyme: protein MEKHLFLGDEAVAQAAIDAGLSGVYAYPGTPSTEITEFIQSSAVAKERGIHCRWSTNEKTAMEAALGMSYAGKRALCCMKHVGLNVAADCFMNAAMSGINGGMIIITADDPSMHSSQNEQDNRMYGNFAMIPMLEPSSQQEAYDMIYDGFELSEKLGYPVLVRITTRMAHSRAGVIRREQKVENEMHTPEDGRQRFILLPALARKRFKTLIVAQDTFTAFSEASPYNAYFDGPNKELGIITTGIAFNYLSENYPDGFEHPVLKISQYPLPRKMIEKIVSECKEILVLEEGYPVVEEQLKGFLGIGIRVHGRLDGTLQRDGELTPDAVGKALGKQIESYYATPEVVEQRPPALCQGCGHRDMYEALNEVLAGYKGAKVFGDIGCYTLGALPPFRAIDTCIDMGASITMAKGASDAGVYPAVSVIGDSTFTHSGMTGLLDCVNENTNITIVISDNETTAMTGGQDSAGTGRLESICAGIGVDPAHIRVMVPLKKNYDEMKAIIREEIEYKGVSVLIPRRECIQTLTRKKKASKK, encoded by the coding sequence ATGGAAAAACATCTATTTTTAGGGGATGAAGCCGTGGCGCAAGCTGCTATCGATGCAGGTCTGTCCGGTGTTTATGCCTATCCGGGGACCCCTTCGACCGAGATAACCGAATTCATACAGAGTTCGGCCGTCGCAAAGGAAAGGGGTATTCACTGCCGTTGGAGCACGAATGAAAAAACTGCAATGGAAGCAGCGTTGGGTATGAGCTACGCAGGTAAACGGGCTCTTTGCTGTATGAAGCATGTGGGGCTGAACGTTGCCGCCGACTGTTTCATGAATGCTGCCATGAGCGGTATCAATGGCGGTATGATCATCATTACAGCCGATGACCCTTCGATGCACTCTTCACAGAATGAACAGGACAACCGTATGTATGGCAACTTTGCCATGATCCCGATGCTTGAGCCGTCCAGCCAGCAGGAGGCATACGACATGATATATGATGGGTTCGAATTATCCGAAAAGTTGGGTTACCCCGTTCTGGTGCGTATCACTACCCGTATGGCTCACTCCCGTGCAGGTGTGATCAGACGTGAACAGAAGGTGGAAAACGAAATGCATACACCTGAAGACGGACGTCAGCGTTTCATCCTTCTTCCGGCGCTTGCTCGCAAACGCTTCAAGACGTTGATCGTGGCGCAGGATACATTTACCGCTTTTTCCGAAGCTTCACCTTATAATGCCTATTTCGATGGCCCGAACAAGGAGCTTGGCATCATTACGACCGGTATTGCATTCAATTATCTTTCGGAGAACTATCCTGACGGTTTTGAACATCCGGTATTAAAGATTAGCCAGTATCCGTTGCCCCGCAAAATGATCGAAAAGATCGTCAGTGAATGCAAGGAAATCCTTGTACTCGAAGAGGGATATCCGGTAGTCGAGGAGCAACTGAAAGGTTTCCTCGGGATCGGTATCCGGGTGCATGGCCGTCTCGACGGAACATTGCAACGCGATGGCGAGCTGACTCCCGATGCTGTCGGTAAGGCATTAGGCAAGCAGATCGAGAGCTACTATGCCACTCCGGAAGTAGTTGAACAACGTCCGCCTGCATTATGTCAGGGTTGCGGACACCGCGATATGTACGAAGCACTGAACGAGGTGTTGGCCGGCTACAAAGGAGCTAAAGTGTTCGGTGATATCGGTTGTTATACGTTGGGAGCTTTGCCTCCTTTCCGGGCGATCGACACTTGTATCGACATGGGAGCTTCTATCACGATGGCCAAAGGTGCTTCCGATGCGGGTGTTTATCCTGCTGTGTCGGTGATCGGCGATTCGACATTCACGCACTCCGGTATGACCGGCTTGCTTGATTGCGTCAATGAAAACACGAATATTACGATCGTTATTTCCGATAACGAGACAACGGCTATGACTGGTGGACAGGATTCTGCAGGAACAGGCCGTCTCGAATCGATATGTGCCGGTATCGGTGTCGATCCGGCCCATATCCGCGTCATGGTTCCTTTGAAGAAGAACTACGATGAGATGAAAGCGATCATCCGGGAAGAGATCGAATATAAAGGCGTATCTGTTCTGATCCCCCGTCGTGAATGTATCCAGACATTAACAAGAAAGAAAAAAGCAAGCAAGAAATGA
- a CDS encoding indolepyruvate oxidoreductase subunit beta: MKADIILSGVGGQGILSIAAVIGEAALKEGLYMKQAEVHGMSQRGGDVQSNLRLSDQPIASDLIPLGQADLIISLEPMEALRYLPYLKKDGWLVTNSQPFINIPNYPEVEKVNEELGKLPHKVVLDVEAIAKEVGSVRAANIVMLGAAAPFIGIEYDKIADGIRRIFGRKGEEIVEMNLKALKAGYDVAQSMQK; encoded by the coding sequence ATGAAAGCAGACATCATATTATCCGGTGTGGGAGGACAGGGTATCCTCTCCATCGCTGCCGTTATCGGAGAAGCCGCATTAAAGGAAGGTTTGTACATGAAGCAAGCCGAAGTTCACGGAATGAGCCAGCGTGGAGGTGACGTGCAGTCGAACCTTCGCCTGTCCGACCAGCCGATTGCGTCTGACCTGATCCCGCTGGGGCAGGCTGACCTGATCATCTCGCTCGAACCGATGGAAGCGCTCCGCTACCTGCCTTATCTGAAGAAGGACGGGTGGTTGGTAACCAATTCGCAGCCGTTCATCAACATCCCCAACTATCCGGAGGTGGAAAAAGTGAACGAAGAACTGGGGAAACTGCCGCACAAGGTCGTGCTGGATGTAGAAGCTATCGCCAAAGAGGTGGGGTCCGTTCGTGCGGCCAATATCGTGATGCTGGGAGCTGCCGCCCCCTTTATTGGTATCGAATATGATAAGATTGCCGATGGTATTCGCCGCATCTTCGGACGCAAAGGTGAAGAAATCGTAGAAATGAACCTTAAGGCTCTGAAAGCTGGCTACGATGTAGCGCAGAGCATGCAAAAGTAA
- a CDS encoding TlpA family protein disulfide reductase translates to MRKCVFLAFFALLALVVRAQDESGDLVKEGQQMPAFTIVNDNGTQVPSSSLKGKVILVNFFATWCPPCQKELAEVQKTLWLKYKDNKDFALLVIGREHTDAELQKYNEKKGFTFPLYPDKNRAIYGAFAKNLIPRSYLVDKTGKVVYATKGYSDEEFAELMKKIEAALK, encoded by the coding sequence ATGAGAAAGTGTGTATTCCTTGCCTTTTTTGCTCTCTTAGCCCTTGTTGTAAGGGCGCAGGATGAGAGTGGCGATCTTGTAAAAGAAGGACAGCAGATGCCGGCTTTTACGATTGTGAACGACAATGGTACGCAGGTGCCTTCTTCTTCTTTGAAGGGGAAAGTGATCTTGGTGAATTTTTTTGCAACCTGGTGTCCTCCCTGTCAGAAGGAGCTTGCAGAGGTACAAAAGACGCTCTGGCTGAAGTATAAGGATAACAAGGATTTCGCCTTGTTGGTGATCGGACGTGAGCATACGGACGCTGAATTGCAGAAGTATAACGAAAAGAAAGGGTTCACCTTTCCCCTCTATCCAGATAAGAACCGGGCTATCTATGGCGCATTTGCCAAAAATCTGATCCCGCGCAGCTATCTGGTTGACAAGACCGGTAAAGTGGTATATGCGACCAAAGGCTATAGCGACGAGGAATTTGCCGAACTGATGAAAAAGATTGAAGCAGCTTTAAAATAA
- a CDS encoding 4Fe-4S binding protein, producing the protein MEYKNIHIIYFSPTHTSAKTAYAIAEGLSGDVLLESDITYDAPAEELEIHDDELTIVAAPVYGGRVAETAMERLRAFHAHQAPVVPVVVYGNRDYEDALKELSDTLVDAGFVPVSAGAFVGEHSFSRKDMPIAAGRPDEADHETAVSFGRAIKEKLEKVDELSCLKPLEMKGNFPYKVKGPSTPQAPVTDEDLCTQCEYCIDVCPVSAISIVDDRMFSDPATCIKCCACVKECPEGARTFDTPYTAMLHKNFSARREPELFI; encoded by the coding sequence ATGGAATATAAGAATATACATATCATTTATTTCTCTCCGACGCATACTTCGGCCAAGACTGCTTATGCGATTGCGGAAGGACTGAGTGGCGACGTCCTGCTGGAGTCGGACATTACTTATGATGCTCCGGCGGAAGAACTTGAGATCCATGATGATGAACTGACCATCGTGGCCGCCCCCGTCTATGGCGGGCGTGTAGCCGAGACGGCGATGGAGCGCCTCCGTGCTTTCCACGCCCACCAAGCTCCGGTCGTTCCGGTCGTGGTTTACGGTAACCGTGATTACGAGGATGCGTTGAAGGAATTGTCCGACACGTTAGTAGATGCTGGTTTTGTCCCTGTTTCGGCAGGTGCTTTCGTGGGAGAGCACTCTTTCAGCCGTAAGGATATGCCTATCGCCGCCGGGCGTCCCGATGAGGCTGATCATGAAACTGCTGTCAGTTTCGGACGTGCCATCAAGGAGAAACTCGAAAAGGTGGACGAACTTTCCTGTCTGAAGCCGTTGGAGATGAAAGGAAATTTCCCCTACAAGGTGAAAGGTCCTTCCACGCCGCAGGCTCCTGTGACGGATGAGGACTTGTGTACGCAATGCGAATATTGCATCGATGTATGCCCTGTATCGGCTATTTCGATTGTCGACGACCGTATGTTCAGTGATCCGGCGACTTGTATCAAGTGTTGTGCGTGTGTGAAGGAATGTCCCGAAGGTGCCCGCACGTTCGATACTCCTTATACAGCGATGCTGCATAAGAACTTTAGTGCTCGACGCGAACCGGAGTTGTTTATTTGA
- a CDS encoding alpha-L-rhamnosidase-related protein, which produces MYRMKTRVLIFLFMLCSLSLGAQIRLEGYRQADINPELLTGRWKARWISMPGEPANVYGVYHMRKTFELGEVPSRFIVHVTADNRYKLYLNGRFVSLGPARGDIYNWNFETVDLAPYLKRGKNVLAAVVWNYAEQKPVAQISFNQTGFLLQGNTEIEAVVNTDASWLCMKNEAYAPWHKPVLGYYVAGPGELLSASKYPWGWEQSAYDDSKWLPARTGIEGGVKGSRDYPGRLLVPCPIPPMDLQSERFEAVRISEGVKVPDGFLKTETSLTVPANSKVHLLLDNGKLTTGYLSLLFSRGKNAEIAIAYAEALYEGKEKGTTKSYSLPAKGNRNEVEGKRFIGYEDKVIADGGEGRDFTTLWWRTWRYVDLTISTADEPLVLEDVYGTFSAYPFRSEIAFSAPGHDELNKMLDIGWHTARLCANETYMDCPYYEQLQYFGDTRIQAMITLYNTHDAYMVKNAIEQGRQSIVADGITMSRYPSSLHQFISSFSLWWICMGHDYWMYRGDEAYMKTLLPAYRGVLSWYEQWLKPDHSLGYVPHWFFADWAAGFQSGEPVREKEGNSAFQDLMYILTLESAAGMERAFGIPSMADHYMQIASAIRGTIRTKYWDAARGLFADTYDHRSFSQHVNSLAILAGIVAGEEATEVMERTLNDPSLIQATIYFRYYVHQALKAAGMGDRLLDNMQIWRDQMALGLTTWAEMPEPTRSDCHAWGASPNIEFFRILLGIDSNAPGFKSVRIAPSLGNLKEVSGTMPHPAGSVTASYKLDKKGKLTARLVLPAGTNGVFLWKGKEYQLKSGEQVLTVE; this is translated from the coding sequence ATGTATCGAATGAAGACACGTGTACTGATTTTTCTTTTTATGCTTTGTAGTCTGTCGCTTGGCGCCCAGATCCGTTTGGAAGGTTACCGGCAAGCCGATATCAATCCCGAACTTCTTACCGGACGCTGGAAAGCACGCTGGATTTCCATGCCAGGAGAACCTGCCAATGTGTATGGCGTCTACCATATGCGCAAGACGTTCGAACTGGGTGAAGTCCCATCCCGCTTTATTGTTCATGTGACGGCTGACAACCGTTACAAGCTTTATCTGAATGGACGTTTCGTCTCGCTTGGGCCGGCACGTGGGGATATCTATAACTGGAATTTTGAAACGGTTGATCTGGCTCCTTACCTGAAAAGGGGAAAAAACGTGCTGGCGGCCGTGGTTTGGAATTATGCTGAACAGAAGCCGGTTGCACAAATCAGTTTTAATCAGACCGGATTTCTCCTGCAAGGGAATACGGAGATTGAGGCTGTGGTCAATACGGATGCTTCCTGGTTGTGCATGAAAAACGAAGCCTATGCTCCTTGGCATAAGCCTGTCTTGGGCTATTATGTGGCAGGGCCTGGTGAACTTCTTTCTGCATCGAAGTATCCTTGGGGGTGGGAACAGTCTGCTTATGATGATAGCAAGTGGTTGCCTGCCCGCACGGGAATCGAGGGAGGAGTGAAGGGATCGCGCGACTATCCCGGACGCTTGCTTGTGCCTTGTCCGATTCCCCCGATGGATTTGCAGTCCGAGCGTTTTGAGGCTGTGCGTATCTCCGAAGGAGTGAAGGTGCCTGATGGATTCTTGAAAACAGAAACATCGCTGACGGTTCCTGCGAATAGTAAGGTGCATCTCCTGCTTGATAATGGAAAGCTGACAACGGGTTATCTTTCCCTTTTGTTCAGTCGCGGCAAGAATGCCGAAATTGCGATTGCCTATGCCGAAGCTCTTTATGAAGGTAAGGAGAAGGGTACGACTAAATCTTATTCGCTTCCGGCAAAAGGAAACCGTAATGAGGTGGAAGGGAAAAGATTCATAGGATATGAAGATAAAGTGATTGCTGACGGAGGCGAAGGGCGCGATTTTACCACCCTTTGGTGGCGTACGTGGCGGTATGTGGATCTGACGATCTCGACTGCTGACGAACCGCTTGTGCTGGAAGATGTCTATGGTACGTTCTCTGCTTATCCTTTCCGAAGCGAGATCGCTTTTTCTGCACCCGGACATGATGAGTTGAATAAGATGCTCGATATAGGCTGGCACACGGCACGCCTTTGTGCGAACGAGACTTATATGGATTGCCCTTATTACGAGCAGTTGCAGTATTTCGGTGATACCCGCATTCAGGCAATGATTACCTTATATAATACGCATGATGCTTATATGGTGAAGAACGCAATCGAGCAGGGGCGGCAGTCGATTGTGGCAGACGGGATCACGATGAGCCGTTACCCGTCGAGCCTGCATCAGTTCATTTCTTCCTTCTCGCTTTGGTGGATTTGTATGGGGCATGACTACTGGATGTATCGTGGAGATGAGGCTTATATGAAGACTTTGCTACCTGCTTATCGCGGGGTACTTTCCTGGTACGAGCAGTGGTTGAAGCCGGATCATAGCCTGGGGTATGTGCCGCATTGGTTCTTTGCCGACTGGGCTGCTGGTTTTCAGTCTGGCGAACCTGTGCGTGAAAAGGAAGGCAACTCTGCTTTTCAGGACTTGATGTACATCTTAACGCTTGAATCGGCTGCCGGGATGGAACGGGCTTTCGGTATCCCGTCGATGGCGGATCATTATATGCAGATTGCTTCTGCGATCCGGGGGACGATCCGGACGAAATATTGGGACGCTGCCCGTGGGTTGTTTGCCGATACTTACGATCACCGCAGTTTCTCGCAGCATGTCAACTCATTGGCTATACTGGCTGGTATCGTGGCGGGCGAGGAGGCCACGGAGGTGATGGAACGTACATTGAACGATCCGTCGCTGATACAAGCGACAATCTATTTCCGTTATTATGTGCATCAGGCATTGAAGGCTGCCGGGATGGGGGATCGCCTGCTAGACAATATGCAGATTTGGCGAGACCAGATGGCATTGGGACTGACAACTTGGGCGGAAATGCCTGAACCGACCCGTTCCGATTGCCATGCTTGGGGAGCTAGCCCGAATATTGAGTTTTTCCGTATTTTGTTAGGCATAGATAGTAATGCGCCGGGTTTCAAATCTGTCCGTATCGCTCCGTCATTGGGCAACCTGAAAGAGGTGTCAGGCACGATGCCGCACCCGGCAGGTAGCGTGACTGCTTCCTACAAGCTCGATAAAAAAGGTAAGCTGACGGCACGTCTTGTATTACCTGCGGGTACGAACGGTGTATTCCTCTGGAAAGGAAAAGAATACCAACTTAAATCCGGTGAACAGGTCTTGACGGTAGAATAG